In a single window of the Coffea eugenioides isolate CCC68of chromosome 3, Ceug_1.0, whole genome shotgun sequence genome:
- the LOC113766059 gene encoding DNA ligase 1-like encodes MKKKKEEKIERKSKFNNFQITWNDCNSEGEVEEKEESAHMAFMAIGVDEITTCNSQFDSDDESDDDINSFMERLCGEDDDAGVQEEQKKLTINDQDITSPEDDSKEDDSQVSPALEDNDRNRRSVSAGHTTRFKLRDEDIEIVEPSTTKSPKRGTEKHGEKGKGSVQKKHSEEWQTAEQTEEQPTALPPVSDSEKELEQPINADASVTKSPRKMMESHSKKGKRSAKSKGTAQTKERQTADPSTEQNAENQQAPESSTRKSPRTRSGGQTDEPAAQRSAKKKRVAREQPEAQTAKEPTFYPSSLMMMSGRGSNGSRRKVSSLRGLSSLTNSRTSNNTSYFLENGLMMTISPDQQVTFIDKRNLLVPPIPQDNENVHQKEPRTELTEQTLRTETTPEARASSSQPQDKGKAPITKEETEEDDEETEEEEVDPVQYCLARRRLG; translated from the exons atgaagaaaaagaaggaagaaaaaattgaacgaAAATCAAAGTTTaacaactttcagattacttggaatgactGCAACTCAGAAGGTGAAGTTGAAGAAAAAGAGGAATCTGCCCATatggctttcatggctattggtGTTGATGAGATAActacttgtaactctcaatttgatagtgatgatgaatctgatgatgatattAATTCATTTATGGAAAGACT ttgtggtgaagatgatgatgcggGTGTTCAAGAAGAACAAAAGAAACTCACTATCAATGACCAAGACATTACTTCACCAGAAGAtgattcaaaggaagatgattCTCAAGTTAGTCCAGCACTGGAAGACAATGACAGGAAT AGAAGGTCTGTCAGTGCCGGACACACCACAAGGTTCAAGTTAAGGGATGAAGATATTGAAATTGTTGAGCCATCCACCACTAAATCTCCAAAGAGAGGAACAGAGAAACATGGTGAAAAAGGGAAAGGTTCGGTCCAAAAGAAACATTCAGAGGAGTGGCAGACTGCTGAGCAAACCGAGGAACAGCCCACTGCATTGCCTCCAGTCAGTGACAGTGAAAAGGAACTGGAGCAGCCCATTAATGCTGATGCATCCGTCACGAAATCGCCCAGAAAAATGATGGAATCTCAtagtaaaaaaggaaaaaggtcCGCTAAAAGTAAAGGGACTGCTCAAACTAAGGAAAGGCAAACTGCTGATCCTTCTACTGAGCAAAATGCTGAAAATCAGCAAGCCCCTGAGTCATCCACCAGAAAGTCACCACGAACAAGATCTGGTGGACAGACTGATGAACCTGCTGCTCAACGAAGTGCAAAGAAGAAACGAGTTGCCAGGGAGCAACCTGAGGCTCAAACTGCAAAGGAACCTACCTTTTACCCAAGTTCATTGATGATGATGTCAGGGAGAGGTTCGAATGGATCTCGCAGAAAGGTTTCATCACTCAGAGGACTATCATCCCTCACGAATTcc AGAACCTCAAACAACACATCCTACTTTCTAGAAAATGGTTTAATGATGACCATATCACCCGACCAACAAGTCACCTTCATTGATAAAAGGAACTTGCTTGTGCCTCCTATTCCTCAAGACAATGAGAATGTTCATCAGAAAGAGCCAAGAACTGAGCTAACTGAGCAAACTCTTCGTACTGAAACTACTCCAGAGGCTCGTGCTTCTAGTTCTCAGCCACAAGACAAAGGAAAGGCTCCAATAACTAAAGAGGAAACTGAAGAGGATGATGAGgaaactgaagaggaagaagtggATCCTGTTCAGTACTGCCTAGCAAGGAGAAGACTCGGATAG
- the LOC113766060 gene encoding uncharacterized protein LOC113766060 codes for MTPFQALYGYPPSQLGMDALETPVAAVEQWLGDKKKWNDLLKENFVKAQNRMKQFADKVRSERSFQVGDLVYLKLQPYKQTSVAIRRNLKLSSKYYERYRVLQKVRNAAYTLELPSSSLIHPTFHVSLLKPSTKIHEVSKELPLTTTDGL; via the coding sequence ATGACCCCATTTCAGGCCTTATATGGTTATCCACCTTCTCAATTAGGCATGGATGCCTTGGAAACCCCAGTGGCCGCCGTAGAACAATGGTTGGGGGACAAAAAGAAGTGGAACGACTTGCTAAAGGAAAACTTTGTAAAAGCTCAGAATCGAATGAAGCAGTTTGCTGATAAGGTCAGGAGTGAAAGGAGCTTTCAGGTAGGAGACTTAGTTTATTTGAAGTTGCAACCTTACAAGCAAACATCAGTAGCAATTAGAAGGAACCTGAAGCTATCCTCCAAATACTATGAACGCTACAGAGTTCTACAGAAAGTGAGAAATGCTGCCTATACATTGGAGTTGCCATCTAGTTCATTGATCCATCCAACCTTCCATGTTTCATTACTTAAACCTTCAACTAAGATTCATGAAGTATCTAAGGAACTTCCCTTAACTACTACAGATggactgtga